The genomic stretch GCGCGCACCGCCGGGTGGGGGTCGCGCTGCAGCTCGCCCAGTCGGGCGAGGGCGGTCGCCGGCAACCGCCCCGGGGTTTGCGCCAGCCCCGTGAGCGCCAGCAGGCGCACCCGCGCGCTGGCGTCCTCGAGGGCATGGCAGCGGGCATCCTGCAGCAGCTCCGGTTCGGCCACCGCCGCCAGCAGTTCCAGGGCGTCGTGGCGCAGTTCGGCCTCGGGGTGGTCCAGAAAGCGGCGGTAGATGGCCGCCACCTGCCCCCGGCGGGCGTCGAAGCGCCAAAGATTGAAGAGGATGGTCTTCTGCTGCGCGGGCGGGCCGTGGTTCAAGCGGTCTTCCAGAAGCTTGAGCGCCCGGTCATCCTCGAGGTTGGCCAGGGCGTGCACGGCGGCCTGCTGCACTTCGGCGTCGGGATCGAAGAGCAGCTCCACCAGGGCCAGCGCCGCCCGCTGATTGCCCTCCCAGCCCAAAGCCAGGGCGGCGAAGCGCCGCCGGTCGGCCGAAGCAGAGCGCAGGTCCGCCAGCAGCCGCTCGATCAGCCCGGCGGAATCGGTCAGAAGCGGCAGGGTCACGCACAGCTGGACGGCGGCCGCCAGGCGAATCTCCTCGCTTGCCGCCGTATCTCCCAGGATCCCGTACAGGCCGCGGGCCGCCTCGGGGCGGGAAACCCCGCCCAGCAGGCGAACGATTTCATGTCTGCGGGCGTCGTCGGCCGCCTCATAGGCCCTCAGCAGCAAGGGGATGGCGCGGCCCTGATCCGCCAGAAAGCGCTCGGGGTCGGCGAGGTAGTCGTGCACCGCGGCCAGCGCCCGTTCCCGCGGGTCGAAGGCAATCACCTGCTTGGGTTGTTTTTTGGACACGCGGCCGGTTCCTCCGGTCGAAAGTGTTTAGGCTGGGCGGAGTCTGCCCCCGCATGAAAACCGAAGCCCTCAGAGTTCGGCCACAAAGGCCCCGATGGCGCGGTGCACGCGCTCGGCACCCGGCCCCAGCAGAATCCCGTGCCGGTTGAAATTCAACAGCAGGTAGGCCTTCGTGACGGACCCCAGCAGCCGGAAAACCCGCTGCGAGCCGGCCGGTGTCACCACCGGGTCACCGTCGGCCTGGACCACCAAAACGGGCGCCGTGATCTCCGGCAGCCGCGGCTCCAGGGACGCCATGAAGCGCTCCAGCTCGCGCACGCCGCTGATGGGGTTGCGCAGGTAATTGATCTGGGGGTTTTCGGGGGTGTTGGCGACGAACTCCTTGCGGCCCCCCTCCAGGCGCACGAATTTCATCAGACGGTTCCAGGTGTCCACGGCCGGCACCAGGCGCGCGGAGAGATCCTGGAGTTTCAGCGGCGGGCAGACGGCAAACACCCCGCTGACCCCGTCCACCCGGGCGGTGAGCTCCAGGGCCAGGCCGCCACCGGTGGAAATGCCGCCCGCCACCACCCGCCGGCAGAGGCTCGCCATCAGGGCGTAGCCGGCGTCCACCGAGGCCTGCCAGTCGCGGTAGCTGCGGGTGGCAAGGTCCTCGGGCGAAGTGCCGTGGCCCCTGAGACGCACTACATACACCCACAAGCCCATGCGGTTCAAGTGCTTCGCCAGGGCCGCGACCTCGGGCGGAGCCGCCAGATAGCCGTGGATCAGCAGCACCCCTTTGCGGCGGGTGCGGCCACGCAGCAAGAGCGGCATGCCGGTGGTTTTGGGTTTGGACTCGCCGGGAGCGAAGAAAGCCTCGTAGTCCCTCAGGTACTGCGCCAGTGCACGATTCTCTAAAAAGCGCGCCACCCGGCGGCGGACGAGAAAATCCGGGGTCCACGACAGCTTCCGCAGCCGGCGCAGCAGCCCCTGCAGGGGTTCGACCTCGTTGGCGATCACCGCCACCGGGTTGTCGATCCGGATGCGGTGGAAATCAAGCGGCGGGAAAAAGCGGCGGCGATCCTTGACCAGATGCCCGGCCTCCTGGGAGAGGACTTTCTTTTCAAGAGCCAGGGCCCGGAATTCAGCGAATTTGTGATAGCGGTCGTCGGTCAGCAGATGGGTCTGGTCTTCCCCCAGGCTCCGGTGGGCCTGCAGGCCGAGCTTGTCGAAATCCACCGCGACGGCCAAAAACGCCCGTCGCCGCAAGGCGGCCTCGCAAATTCTGCGGATTGGGCTCAACCGCACCAGCGATGCGAAAATATGATCGTGGTTGACGGTGGTCATCCCGTAGATGGCCCCCATATAGCGGGCCATGATCCGCAGGGTCTGACGCCGCATCCGCCGTCGGGCCGGCAAGAGGTCGTCGAAGTAAATCCGCCGCCGGTCCTCGATCACCTGGCGGATGGCGCGGCTGCGCATATACTCCCGGAGGTCGATGGGGGAGCCGAAGCGGACATCCACGTCCACCCCCGAGAGCAGCATGGTGCCCTCGGTCATCAGCTCTTCCAGCAGACGCTCGGGCAGCGGCTCCAGCAGGCGCGCGGCCAGCTGACTGAGAAGGTTTTCCTTGGCGCGAATCGGATAGTAGGTCAGGTTGACCGGAACGATAAAGGTGTTTTGGGCCACAACCGGCGCCGGATCGGAAATGCCGAAAAGCGCCAGCAGGTGCCGCAGTTCCTCGGGGGCGCGCTGCATCAGGCTGCGGATGCGCTGGCGATAGAACTCGGTGCGGAAGGCCAGGGCCGCAGCGCCCGTGTGGGGCGGGTGCTTGCCACCGGCGCAGGAGATCATGAAACGGCCTTTTTCCACGATCTTCTTGTTCTTGACCATTCGCCCCTCGGGAAAGACGATCCAGGTGGCCTCGCCGGTGAGCAGCGTTTTGACCACCAGCAGGTCCCGATCGGGGTTGCGGATGGAGACCGCGCCGAGGGCCTCCAGAAATCCGCCCAGGGACCCCGTGAAGAGCTCGTCACTGGCCAGCGACCAGACCGGCGTGCCGGTCAACTGGAAGATGTGGTAGGGGAGCAGAAAGGTTTCGATGCGGGTGAAGTGGTTGATGACAAAAATCACCCCACCCCGGGGGATGTTGGTCTGCCCGTGGATATGGACCTTCGCCCGCAGAAGGCGTGAGAGGGTGTTGATACCCAACCCGGTGGTACGAAAGGCGAAGCGGTTCATCGCTGCACCGCGGCGCCGCAAACCGGCCGGCGGGCAGCCCCCGTCGCCCGCCAACGCGGCCCCGGGACCGGCGCGCGGGGCGGGATTTTGGGTTGCCATGGTCGACCTTTGAGACTATAGTCGGGCTTTTCAACAGCATCGACGGAGGCGGTGGTGTACTCAAAGATCCTCATCCTGCGGTTCCCCCAAACGACTGTCCAGAAACCGATCGTCTGCAACCTTTGCAAGGACTACGGACTGATCTTCAATATCCTCAACGCCAGGGTTTTCCCCCGCAAAGAGGGCGTCATGGTGCTGGAGCTCACCGGCCCCAACCGCAAAAAGTTCAAGGAAGGCGTCCAGTACCTGAAAAACCAGGGCGTCGAAGTCAAGAACGCCGCCCAGGAGGTCAAACGCGACGCCAAACGCTGCACCCACTGCGGGGCCTGCACGGCGGTCTGCCCCACCGGCGCCCTGTCGGTGATCCGCCCGGAAATGCGGGTGGACTTCGAACAGGAGAAGTGCAGCGTCTGCGAACTATGCCTCGTTGCCTGTCCGACCCGGGCCATGCGGATAAGTCCCAAAAACACCGCCTTTTTTGAATGAAGCCGATCATCGTTATCGCCCTCAGCGGCGGGGTCGATTCGCTGGTGGCCGCACGCCTGCTGAAGGATCAGGGCCACGAGGTGGTCGGGGTGCATTTCTTCACCGGCTACGAGACCGGATCTGCTCAACCGGTGCCTGCGGCGGCGCGCGAAAGCGCCGAAACGCTGGCGGCCGATCTGGCCGCCCAGCTGGGCCTGCCGGTGGAGGTGTTGGACTGCAGCGCTGAGTTCAAGCGCCGCGTGGTGGATTACTTCACCCGCTCCTACGCTTCCGGCCGAACCCCCAACCCCTGCCTGATCTGCAACCCGTCCATCAAATTCGGGTTGCTGCTGCAGTACGCCTGCGATCGGGGCGCCTCGCGGCTGGCCACCGGCCACTACGCCCGGGTGCAGGCCGACGGCAGCGGCGGTTTCAGGCTGCTCAAGGGCCGGGACCCGCTCAAGGAGCAGTCCTATTTTCTGGCCCGCCTGACATCCGATCAGCTGGCGCGGGCCTGCTTCCCGCTGGGGGCAATGACCAAAACCGACGTGATCCGCCTGGCGCGCACAAACGGCCTGGTGCCCATCCGGGGCGGCGAAAGCCAGGACGTGTGCTTCGTCCGGGAGGGCGCCTACCCCGGTTTTTTGGCCGCCCAAAGGGGCTTCAGCTCGCGGCCGGGGGCCATCGTGGACACCCGCGGCAACGTGCTCGGCACCCACCGCGGGTTGCACCGCTTCACCCTCGGCCAGCGGCGCGGCATCAACTGCCCAGCCCCGGAGCCGTACTACGTGGTGCGCATCGAGCACCGCCAAAACCGCCTGGTGGTGGGAAGCCGGCGCGATCTTTTAACCGACCGCTGCCGGGTGGAGGCGATCAACTGGATCGGCCCGCCGCCGCACTCCCGCCTGCGCGCCCACACCCG from Desulfobacteraceae bacterium encodes the following:
- a CDS encoding HEAT repeat domain-containing protein, translated to MSKKQPKQVIAFDPRERALAAVHDYLADPERFLADQGRAIPLLLRAYEAADDARRHEIVRLLGGVSRPEAARGLYGILGDTAASEEIRLAAAVQLCVTLPLLTDSAGLIERLLADLRSASADRRRFAALALGWEGNQRAALALVELLFDPDAEVQQAAVHALANLEDDRALKLLEDRLNHGPPAQQKTILFNLWRFDARRGQVAAIYRRFLDHPEAELRHDALELLAAVAEPELLQDARCHALEDASARVRLLALTGLAQTPGRLPATALARLGELQRDPHPAVRAAAAALRRRPQADPKT
- a CDS encoding alpha/beta fold hydrolase codes for the protein MNRFAFRTTGLGINTLSRLLRAKVHIHGQTNIPRGGVIFVINHFTRIETFLLPYHIFQLTGTPVWSLASDELFTGSLGGFLEALGAVSIRNPDRDLLVVKTLLTGEATWIVFPEGRMVKNKKIVEKGRFMISCAGGKHPPHTGAAALAFRTEFYRQRIRSLMQRAPEELRHLLALFGISDPAPVVAQNTFIVPVNLTYYPIRAKENLLSQLAARLLEPLPERLLEELMTEGTMLLSGVDVDVRFGSPIDLREYMRSRAIRQVIEDRRRIYFDDLLPARRRMRRQTLRIMARYMGAIYGMTTVNHDHIFASLVRLSPIRRICEAALRRRAFLAVAVDFDKLGLQAHRSLGEDQTHLLTDDRYHKFAEFRALALEKKVLSQEAGHLVKDRRRFFPPLDFHRIRIDNPVAVIANEVEPLQGLLRRLRKLSWTPDFLVRRRVARFLENRALAQYLRDYEAFFAPGESKPKTTGMPLLLRGRTRRKGVLLIHGYLAAPPEVAALAKHLNRMGLWVYVVRLRGHGTSPEDLATRSYRDWQASVDAGYALMASLCRRVVAGGISTGGGLALELTARVDGVSGVFAVCPPLKLQDLSARLVPAVDTWNRLMKFVRLEGGRKEFVANTPENPQINYLRNPISGVRELERFMASLEPRLPEITAPVLVVQADGDPVVTPAGSQRVFRLLGSVTKAYLLLNFNRHGILLGPGAERVHRAIGAFVAEL
- a CDS encoding 4Fe-4S binding protein, translated to MYSKILILRFPQTTVQKPIVCNLCKDYGLIFNILNARVFPRKEGVMVLELTGPNRKKFKEGVQYLKNQGVEVKNAAQEVKRDAKRCTHCGACTAVCPTGALSVIRPEMRVDFEQEKCSVCELCLVACPTRAMRISPKNTAFFE
- the mnmA gene encoding tRNA 2-thiouridine(34) synthase MnmA; the encoded protein is MKPIIVIALSGGVDSLVAARLLKDQGHEVVGVHFFTGYETGSAQPVPAAARESAETLAADLAAQLGLPVEVLDCSAEFKRRVVDYFTRSYASGRTPNPCLICNPSIKFGLLLQYACDRGASRLATGHYARVQADGSGGFRLLKGRDPLKEQSYFLARLTSDQLARACFPLGAMTKTDVIRLARTNGLVPIRGGESQDVCFVREGAYPGFLAAQRGFSSRPGAIVDTRGNVLGTHRGLHRFTLGQRRGINCPAPEPYYVVRIEHRQNRLVVGSRRDLLTDRCRVEAINWIGPPPHSRLRAHTRVRYRHHGAPATLTPLDATTAAVAFDTLQSAVTPGQGAVFYSGEEVLGGGWIADLAPAA